One region of Brassica napus cultivar Da-Ae chromosome A10, Da-Ae, whole genome shotgun sequence genomic DNA includes:
- the LOC125579243 gene encoding alpha-barbatene synthase-like encodes MEEVKRDQKSYLNFSKLLPSQWGDHFLNISIADSDFDVLAREMEVLTPKLRKNIFTFSSRDKDAMKRSILSIHILDSLGLAYIFEKEIVETLKHAFEKIDELITDENDLYTVSIMFRVFRIYGHNMLSDVFDRFKRNDGKFKESLMEDVQGMLSFYEAAHFRTTTDHILDEALSFTLDYLESLATDSKAIPPHILKHIQNALYIPQHQNVQVLVAREYLSFYEQEEDNDETLLKLAKLNFKFLQLHYIQELKIITTWWRELDHTKNLPPGFRERTFECWFVGSMMYFEPQFSLGRIMSAKFFLLFTFLDDVCDTYGSIPEVESVVNCLERWDPEYMENLHGHMKTAFKFVMSVYKEFEEILKSQGRSFALEKMIEEFKIVARTNLDLIKWARAGQIPNFDEYVEAGGAEAGSYATIACSIMGLGEIGKKEDFEWLLSRPKSVRYLARKARLLDDITDFEEDMNKGYTANALNYYMKQHGVTKKEASREFHKMIGDINKLVNEECLKTTNISRPILMQVVNFGRMVNILYTSDDLYNHREGKLKDYLTALLVDPIHL; translated from the exons ATGGAAGAAGTGAAGAGAGATCAGAAAagctacttaaatttttcaaaattgctACCCTCTCAATGGGGTGATCACTTTCTCAATATCTCCATTGCTGATTCA GATTTTGATGTGCTTGCAAGAGAGATGGAAGTACTAACGcctaaattaagaaaaaacatattCACGTTTTCTTCCAGAGACAAAGACGCAATGAAAAGGAGCATTCTTTCGATTCATATTTTGGACAGTCTTGGCCTCGCTTATATTTTTGAGAAGGAGATCGTGGAGACCCTAAAACATGCTTTCGAGAAGATAGATGAACTGATCACAGATGAAAATGATCTGTACACAGTCTCCATCATGTTTCGGGTTTTTAGAATATATGGTCATAATATGTTGTCTg ATGTTTTCGATAGATTCAAAAGAAACGACGGTAAATTTAAAGAAAGTTTAATGGAAGATGTCCAGGGCATGCTAAGCTTCTACGAAGCAGCGCACTTCAGGACAACGACAGATCATATCCTGGATGAAGCGTTGAGCTTTACATTGGACTATTTGGAGTCACTAGCTACAGATAGCAAAGCGATCCCACCACATATTTTAAAGCATATACAAAATGCTCTTTACATACCGCAGCATCAGAACGTCCAAGTTCTGGTTGCAAGAGAGTATCTTTCGTTCTATGAACAAGAAGAGGACAACGATGAGACACTACTCAAGCTAGCCAAGCTCAATTTCAAGTTCTTGCAACTTCACTACATTCAAGAATTAAAAATTATCACCAC GTGGTGGAGGGAACTAGACCATACAAAGAACCTCCCACCCGGTTTCAGAGAACGAACATTCGAGTGTTGGTTTGTGGGATCGATGATGTATTTTGAGCCACAATTTTCACTTGGGAGAATTATGTCGgccaagttttttttattgttcacCTTTTTAGACGATGTTTGCGATACTTATGGTTCAATTCCTGAAGTTGAAAGCGTGGTTAACTGTTTGGAAag ATGGGATCCTGAGTACATGGAAAATCTTCATGGTCACATGAAGACTGCCTTCAAATTTGTGATGTCTGTTTACAAGGAGTTTGAAGAAATATTGAAGTCACAAGGAAGATCATTTGCGTTGGAGAAGATGATAGAAGAG TTCAAGATAGTCGCGAGAACAAACCTTGACCTTATCAAATGGGCAAGAGCAGGTCAAATCCCTAACTTTGATGAGTATGTAGAGGCTGGTGGGGCTGAGGCTGGTTCGTATGCAACCATAGCGTGTTCTATTATGGGACTTGGAGAGATCGGTAAAAAAGAAGATTTTGAGTGGCTACTATCTAGACCAAAGTCTGTCCGATATCTAGCAAGGAAGGCACGTCTCTTGGATGATATTACGGATTTTGAG GAGGATATGAATAAAGGGTACACTGCAAATGCGCTTAACTATTACATGAAACAACATGGAGTCACGAAAAAAGAGGCAAGTAGGGAATTTCATAAGATGATTGGAGATATCAACAAGCTTGTAAACGAAGAGTGCTTAAAGACAACCAACATTTCACGTCCCATTCTTATGCAAGTCGTCAATTTTGGACGCATGGTGAATATTCTCTATACGTCGGATGATCTCTACAATCACCGTGAAGGAAAACTAAAGGATTATCTCACTGCTTTGCTTGTCGATCCGATACATCTTTAG
- the LOC106387792 gene encoding probable receptor-like protein kinase At5g18500 — MGSGLNDALSRKYSGLELWEIIVIVLSAIFVLVLAISLYLTFRRKNSRSSSSNQLPVSHQLPPTVSEEIKEIRVDEVSSSNGTGGNGYPSISEKFGHKEPEKGIVVADSENGDSSRSGSFNHLEKKDGSSVSSANPLTAPSPLSGLPEFSHLGWGHWFTLRDLQMATNQFSRDNIIGDGGYGVVYRGNLVNGSPVAVKKLLNNLGQADKDFRVEVEAIGHVRHKNLVRLLGYCMEGTQRMLVYEYVNNGNLEQWLRGDNQNHEYLTWEARLKILIGTAKALAYLHEAIEPKVVHRDIKSSNILIDDKFNSKISDFGLAKLLGADKSFITTRVMGTFGYVAPEYANSGLLNEKSDVYSFGVVLLEAITGRYPVDYARPPPEVHLVEWLKMMVQQRRSEEVIDPNLNTKPSTSALKRTLLTALRCVDPMSEKRPRMSQVARMLESEEYPIPREDRRRRKSENGPTRESDPPRNSTDTDKSEFQEPKA; from the exons ATGGGGTCTGGTTTAAACGATGCATTATCTAGGAAGTACAGTGGTTTGGAGCTTTGGGAGATCATAGTGATTGTTCTCTCTGCAATATTCGTTTTAGTGTTAGCTATATCACTATATCTTACTTTCAGAAGGAAAAACtctagatcttcttcttctaatcAACTCCCTGTAAGCCACCAGCTTCCTCCTACTGTCTCTGaagagattaaagagattagagtCGACGAGGTTTCTTCAAGCAATGGTACTGGTGGCAATGGATATCCTTCCATTAGTGAGAAGTTTGGGCACAAAGAGCCTGAAAAAGGGATAGTAGTAGCAGATTCAGAGAATGGTGATAGCAGCAGGTCAGGCTCGTTTAATCACTTGGAGAAGAAAGATGGATCAAGCGTCTCTTCTGCTAATCCTTTGACTGCTCCTTCTCCTTTGTCTGGTCTTCCTGAGTTTTCTCATTTAGGATGGGGACATTGGTTCACTCTCAGAGATCTTCAGATGGCTACGAACCAGTTCTCGAGGGATAATATAATCGGTGATGGTGGGTATGGTGTTGTGTACCGTGGGAACCTTGTTAATGGTTCTCCTGTTGCGGTTAAAAAGTTGCTCAACAATCT AGGGCAAGCTGATAAGGACTTCAGAGTAGAGGTTGAAGCTATAGGTCATGTTCGCCACAAAAACTTGGTCCGTCTTCTTGGATATTGCATGGAAGGAACGCAGAG GATGCTGGTGTATGAGTATGTTAACAATGGGAACTTGGAGCAATGGCTACGTGGAGACAATCAAAACCATGAGTATCTAACTTGGGAGGCACGGTTAAAGATTCTTATTGGAACTGCCAAAGC GCTTGCTTACCTTCACGAGGCGATTGAGCCAAAAGTGGTGCACAGAGACATAAAGTCGAGCAACATTCTGATTGATGACAAATTCAATTCTAAAATTTCTGACTTTGGACTTGCCAAGCTGCTTGGTGCTGATAAAAGTTTTATAACTACTAGAGTTATGGGTACCTTTGG GTATGTAGCTCCAGAGTATGCCAACTCTGGTCTTCTGAATGAGAAAAGTGATGTCTATAGCTTTGGTGTTGTACTATTGGAAGCTATAACTGGTAGATATCCTGTAGACTATGCTCGCCCACCACCTGAG GTACATTTGGTGGAATGGCTGAAGATGATGGTCCAACAGAGACGATCAGAAGAAGTGATTGACCCAAACCTCAACACAAAACCATCTACCAGTGCATTGAAAAGAACACTCTTGACTGCTTTGAGATGTGTTGATCCCATGTCTGAGAAACGACCAAGGATGAGCCAAGTTGCACGTATGCTTGAATCAGAGGAGTACCCAATTCCTAGAGAG GATAGAAGAAGACGAAAGAGTGAGAATGGACCAACAAGAGAGTCAGATCCTCCTAGGAACAGCACAGACACTGACAAGAGCGAGTTCCAAGAACCAAAAGCCTGA
- the BNAA10G16440D gene encoding uncharacterized protein BNAA10G16440D, which translates to MFCDCFYWNQENSELELDSSESKPFSLPSPLPRWPQGTGFATGKINLGEIQVVKVTEFDRVWKCSKTRGGKSRCASFYKPVGIPEGFHCLGHYCQQNNQPLRGFVLAAQANDPDHHADRPALKKPVNYTLVWNSDSDCYFWLPNPPVGYKAVGVIVTDDAEEPDTEEVRCVREDLTETCETRERILGVGSFNVWSTEPCSRGIWSRGVAVGSFFCSTNDNKADMNISCLKNLDPSLQAMPNLDQVHALIQHYGPTVYFHPEETYLPSSVPWFFKNGALLYRFGTPEGEPINSTGSNLPSGGKNDGSYWIDLPQEDEEVANNLKKGNIESSELYVHVKPALGGIFTDVVMWIFCPFNGPATLKIGLLTVPMNRIGEHVGDWEHFTFRISNFNGELTQMFFSQHSGGGWVDVSDLEFVKGSNKPVVYSSKHGHASFPHPGMYLQGSSKLGIGVRNDVGKSEFVVDSSERYRVVAAEYLGEGVVSEPCWLQYMREWGPTIVYDSAAEIDKIINLLPLIVRFSIENLFPIALYGEEGPTGPKEKDNWEGDEMC; encoded by the exons ATGTTTTGTGATTGCTTCTACTGGAACCAAGAAAATTCCGAGTTGGAACTGGACTCGTCCGAGTCAAAGCCTTTCTCGCTTCCGTCTCCTCTTCCTCGATGGCCACAAG GCACAGGTTTTGCTACTGGAAAGATAAACCTCGGAGAGATCCAAGTGGTGAAAGTCACCGAGTTCGATAGAGTTTGGAAATGTAGCAAGACACGTGGCGGTAAATCGAGATGTGCCTCTTTTTACAAACCTGTGGGGATACCAGAAGGTTTCCATTGCCTTGGCCATTACTGTCAGCAAAACAACCAGCCATTGAGAGGCTTTGTTCTTGCAGCTCAAGCTAACGATCCCGACCATCATGCGGATCGCCCTGCGCTGAAGAAACCAGTGAACTATACTTTAGTCTGGAATTCAGATTCAGACTGCTACTTCTGGTTGCCTAATCCTCCCGTTGGCTACAAAGCCGTGGGAGTTATCGTCACAGACGATGCAGAGGAGCCTGACACTGAAGAAGTTAGATGCGTAAGAGAGGATCTCACAGAGACTTGCGAAACACGCGAGAGGATTCTCGGCGTAGGGTCCTTTAACGTGTGGAGCACGGAACCATGCTCCAGAGGGATTTGGTCACGAGGTGTGGCGGTTGGGTCATTCTTTTGCTCTACTAACGATAACAAAGCCGACATGAACATTTCCTGTCTGAAAAACCTCGACCCTAGCTTACAAGCGATGCCTAATCTCGACCAGGTCCACGCGCTTATCCAGCATTACGGACCAACGGTCTACTTCCACCCTGAAGAGACTTACTTACCTTCCTCCGTCCCATGGTTCTTTAAAAACGGTGCTTTGTTATACCGGTTCGGTACACCGGAAGGAGAACCGATTAACTCAACCGGTTCGAACTTGCCATCAGGTGGAAAAAACGACGGGAGCTACTGGATTGATCTCCCTCAAGAAGACGAGGAAGTCGCAAACAATCTCAAGAAGGGAAACATAGAGAGCTCAGAGCTTTACGTCCACGTGAAGCCAGCGCTCGGTGGGATCTTCACCGACGTTGTCATGTGGATCTTCTGCCCCTTTAACGGTCCCGCCACGCTTAAGATCGGTCTTCTCACCGTCCCCATGAACCGTATAGGAGAACACGTTGGTGACTGGGAGCATTTCACGTTCCGGATAAGCAACTTCAACGGCGAGCTTACTCAGATGTTCTTCTCGCAGCACAGCGGTGGCGGGTGGGTTGATGTGTCTGATCTTGAGTTTGTCAAAGGAAGCAACAAGCCCGTTGTGTACTCGTCCAAACACGGACACGCGAGTTTCCCTCACCCGGGGATGTATCTCCAAGGCTCGTCCAAGCTTGGGATTGGAGTGAGGAACGATGTTGGGAAGAGTGAGTTTGTTGTGGATTCTAGTGAGAGGTATAGAGTCGTGGCGGCTGAGTATTTAGGGGAAGGAGTGGTTTCGGAGCCGTGCTGGCTGCAGTACATGAGAGAGTGGGGACCAACTATAGTGTATGATTCTGCAGCTGAGATTGATAAGATTATTAATCTTTTGCCTTTGATTGTGAGGTTCTCTATTGAGAATCTGTTTCCTATTGCGCTTTATGGAGAGGAAGGTCCTACGGGACCGAAGGAGAAGGATAACTGGGAGGGAGATGAGATGTGTTGA
- the LOC125579244 gene encoding F-box/LRR-repeat protein At1g48400-like isoform X2 has product MKTFSRDLISSLPDELLGKILSLVPTKEAASTSILSKRWKNLLCLVDSLCFDDSMVMYPTKEGVATCGAAHRFLDFVDKTFALLNNSPIIKKLSLSRGHVYGSRCQATCKHDHVKLCLDRCIWTAMERGLLELHLHADTCCGIHIMQELFTCKTLVKLTLSAIDHPDYCRLIDGCPVLEDLFISDADPLKPSYCGEHVESETIKRLVVFVNLPKAYHPEGTYLRAPNLVQLDYSCYVSENHWFDDLDSLVQVRLDLRLWESTYDYDYDDEDDDEAAADDDDDSFHDKHKVAIIGDVSHLVAGIRNITTLHLSPDSLEAFHFCCESMPMFNNLLNLSIESDKEKGWQVMPLLLNSCPNLHTLVIKGLVHRITNRCGDACACIPKKQRKILEEEKTISCLWTCQVKVLEISEYGGSFEELNQMMHFLGKLKCLETVKVGVNSDKDDQIEFLRANLLTLPKASSKCNIQFS; this is encoded by the exons ATGAAAACGTTTTCTAGAGATTTGATAAGTAGTTTGCCAGATGAGCTTCTTGGCAAAATCCTGTCTTTGGTTCCGACAAAAGAGGCTGCTTCTACATCGATCCTGTCCAAGAGGTGGAAGAATCTGCTGTGTCTTGTAGACAGCCTTTGTTTTGATGATTCGATGGTTATGTATCCCACCAAGGAAGGAGTCGCAACATGTGGTGCAGCACATCGCTTCTTAGATTTCGTGGACAAGACTTTTGCTCTGTTAAACAATTCTCCTATCATCAAAAAATTATCTCTGTCTCGCGGACATGTATATGGCAGTCGCTGTCAGGCAACGTGTAAGCATGATCATGTGAAACTTTGTTTGGACCGTTGCATTTGGACTGCTATGGAGCGGGGTTTATTGGAACTACACTTGCACGCTGACACTTGTTGTGGTATTCATATAATGCAAGAGTTGTTTACGTGCAAGACATTGGTTAAGCTCACACTATCCG CCATTGATCATCCGGACTATTGTCGGCTCATAGATGGCTGCCCTGTGCTAGAAGACTTGTTCATAAGTGATGCTGATCCTTTGAAACCGTCATATTGTGGTGAGCATGTGGAAAGCGAAACTATCAAGCGTCTTGTGGTTTTTGTCAATCTTCCAAAAGCTTATCACCCCGAAGGAACTTATTTGAGAGCACCCAATCTTGTGCAACTGGACTATTCTTGTTATGTATCCGAGAATCATTGGTTTGATGATTTGGATTCGCTTGTCCAAGTCAGGCTGGATCTCAGGTTATGGGAGTCAACTTATGATTATGATTAcgatgatgaggatgatgatgaggctgctgctgatgatgatgatgattcctTTCATGATAAACATAAGGTAGCTATAATTGGTGATGTTTCACACCTAGTTGCGGGTATACGCAATATTACAACCCTTCACTTGTCTCCTGATTCTCTTGag GCTTTTCATTTCTGCTGTGAATCCATGCCAATGTTCAACAACCTCCTTAATTTATCGATCGAGAGTGACAAGGAAAAAGGTTGGCAAGTAATGCCACTTCTGCTCAATAGTTGTCCAAATCTACACACTTTAGTCATCAAG GGTCTTGTGCACAGAATAACAAATAGATGCGGAGATGCATGTGCTTGCATCCCTAAGAAGCAGAGGAAGATTTTGGAGGAGGAGAAGACAATAAGTTGTTTATGGACATGTCAAGTGAAGGTGCTAGAGATTTCAGAGTATGGAGGTTCTTTTGAAGAGCTGAACCAGATGATGCATTTCTTAGGTAAGTTGAAATGTCTTGAAACTGTTAAAGTTGGTGTTAACTCGGACAAAGACGACCAGATTGAGTTCTTGCGAGCTAATCTACTGACTCTCCCCAAAGCTTCATCAAAGTGTAACATCCAATTCAGCTGA
- the LOC125579244 gene encoding F-box/LRR-repeat protein At1g48400-like isoform X1: MKTFSRDLISSLPDELLGKILSLVPTKEAASTSILSKRWKNLLCLVDSLCFDDSMVMYPTKEGVATCGAAHRFLDFVDKTFALLNNSPIIKKLSLSRGHVYGSRCQATCKHDHVKLCLDRCIWTAMERGLLELHLHADTCCGIHIMQELFTCKTLVKLTLSGNHLIQVLERVFLPALKSLSMLSFPAIDHPDYCRLIDGCPVLEDLFISDADPLKPSYCGEHVESETIKRLVVFVNLPKAYHPEGTYLRAPNLVQLDYSCYVSENHWFDDLDSLVQVRLDLRLWESTYDYDYDDEDDDEAAADDDDDSFHDKHKVAIIGDVSHLVAGIRNITTLHLSPDSLEAFHFCCESMPMFNNLLNLSIESDKEKGWQVMPLLLNSCPNLHTLVIKGLVHRITNRCGDACACIPKKQRKILEEEKTISCLWTCQVKVLEISEYGGSFEELNQMMHFLGKLKCLETVKVGVNSDKDDQIEFLRANLLTLPKASSKCNIQFS, encoded by the exons ATGAAAACGTTTTCTAGAGATTTGATAAGTAGTTTGCCAGATGAGCTTCTTGGCAAAATCCTGTCTTTGGTTCCGACAAAAGAGGCTGCTTCTACATCGATCCTGTCCAAGAGGTGGAAGAATCTGCTGTGTCTTGTAGACAGCCTTTGTTTTGATGATTCGATGGTTATGTATCCCACCAAGGAAGGAGTCGCAACATGTGGTGCAGCACATCGCTTCTTAGATTTCGTGGACAAGACTTTTGCTCTGTTAAACAATTCTCCTATCATCAAAAAATTATCTCTGTCTCGCGGACATGTATATGGCAGTCGCTGTCAGGCAACGTGTAAGCATGATCATGTGAAACTTTGTTTGGACCGTTGCATTTGGACTGCTATGGAGCGGGGTTTATTGGAACTACACTTGCACGCTGACACTTGTTGTGGTATTCATATAATGCAAGAGTTGTTTACGTGCAAGACATTGGTTAAGCTCACACTATCCGGTAACCATCTTATTCAAGTCCTTGAGCGTGTTTTTCTTCCAGCGCTCAAATCACTTTCTATGTTATCATTTCCAGCCATTGATCATCCGGACTATTGTCGGCTCATAGATGGCTGCCCTGTGCTAGAAGACTTGTTCATAAGTGATGCTGATCCTTTGAAACCGTCATATTGTGGTGAGCATGTGGAAAGCGAAACTATCAAGCGTCTTGTGGTTTTTGTCAATCTTCCAAAAGCTTATCACCCCGAAGGAACTTATTTGAGAGCACCCAATCTTGTGCAACTGGACTATTCTTGTTATGTATCCGAGAATCATTGGTTTGATGATTTGGATTCGCTTGTCCAAGTCAGGCTGGATCTCAGGTTATGGGAGTCAACTTATGATTATGATTAcgatgatgaggatgatgatgaggctgctgctgatgatgatgatgattcctTTCATGATAAACATAAGGTAGCTATAATTGGTGATGTTTCACACCTAGTTGCGGGTATACGCAATATTACAACCCTTCACTTGTCTCCTGATTCTCTTGag GCTTTTCATTTCTGCTGTGAATCCATGCCAATGTTCAACAACCTCCTTAATTTATCGATCGAGAGTGACAAGGAAAAAGGTTGGCAAGTAATGCCACTTCTGCTCAATAGTTGTCCAAATCTACACACTTTAGTCATCAAG GGTCTTGTGCACAGAATAACAAATAGATGCGGAGATGCATGTGCTTGCATCCCTAAGAAGCAGAGGAAGATTTTGGAGGAGGAGAAGACAATAAGTTGTTTATGGACATGTCAAGTGAAGGTGCTAGAGATTTCAGAGTATGGAGGTTCTTTTGAAGAGCTGAACCAGATGATGCATTTCTTAGGTAAGTTGAAATGTCTTGAAACTGTTAAAGTTGGTGTTAACTCGGACAAAGACGACCAGATTGAGTTCTTGCGAGCTAATCTACTGACTCTCCCCAAAGCTTCATCAAAGTGTAACATCCAATTCAGCTGA
- the LOC111201257 gene encoding uncharacterized protein LOC111201257 — protein MANALRYSYLRGPGGRLQHKLLGFLVERVFSPLETLTKAICLAREWQEAQVHGKVQDSTTPAPNRRINATNTFAGVSVYTDASWKEGSNNAGLGWIFTDHLGSIIIKESKLEEFLSSPLMAESLAIREALLQARRQGYSTLTVFLDAQTLVRAINDGKPLKELFGIIHDILQLSLEFSVISFVYISRLNNTAADALAKGALIASSSTQLPV, from the exons ATGGCTAATGCACTACGCTACAGCTACCTAAGAGGTCCAGGAGGTCGGTTGCAGCATAAACTGCTCGGATTTCTTGTTGAAAG AGTCTTCTCACCATTAGAAACACTTACCAAAGCAATATGCTTGGCGCGCGAATGGCAGGAGGCTCAGGTTCATGGAAAGGTGCAGGACTCAACTACCCCGGCGCCGAACCGGAGAATCAACGCAACCAACACCTTTGCTGGAGTCTCGGTGTATACTGATGCATCATGGAAAGAAGGATCAAACAATGCGGGGCTCGGCTGGATCTTTACGGACCACCTAGGAAGCATCATTATAAAAGAAAGCAAACTGGAGGAGTTCCTATCGTCCCCTCTCATGGCGGAGAGCCTAGCAATACGAGAAGCGTTGCTTCAAGCCCGCCGGCAGGGCTACTCCACTTTGACAGTGTTCTTGGACGCTCAGACGTTAGTCAGAGCCATCAACGACGGAAAACCTCTGAAAGAGCTGTTTGGAATCATCCATGATATCCTACAACTGTCTCTTGAGTTCTCTGTTATTTCCTTTGTTTACATTTCTCGCTTGAACAATACAGCTGCAGATGCCCTTGCTAAAGGTGCTCtaatagcttcttcatctacTCAGCTTCCAGTGTAA
- the BNAA10G16480D gene encoding uncharacterized protein BNAA10G16480D produces the protein MEVFVLVFNKRSLFLIFLVFVSFFLTQKVTHVSAVNYTKPHRQVSSLRAERIQKHLNKINKPSVFTIQSPDGDIIDCVPKRKQPALDHPLLKHHKIQKAPTRMPQIMEKERSVDVEEAANVLESAWQLWHVNGTRCPKGTVPIRRNTMNDVLRAKSLFDFGKKRRSIDPDRRTEKPDALGTSGHEHAIAYTETSSEIYGAKATINVWDPKIEEVNEFSLSQIWILSGSFVGPDLNSIEAGWQVSPELYGDNRPRLFTYWMSDSYQATGCYNLLCSGFIQTNNKIAIGAAISPLSTFKGNQFDITILIWKDPKMGNWWMGLGDNTLVGYWPAELFTHLAGHATTVEWGGEVVNTRSSGRHTTTQMGSGHFPDEGFGKASYFRNLEIVDSDNSLVPVHDVKILAENTECYDIKSSYSNEWGTYFYYGGPGFNPGCA, from the exons ATGGAGGTTTTTGTTCTTGTATTCAACAAGAGAAGTCTATTTCTAATCTTCCTAGTTTTTGTAAGTTTCTTTCTGACGCAAAAAGTTACGCATGTCTCTGCCGTTAACTACACCAAACCGCATAGACAAGTCAGTAGCTTGAGAGCTGAGAGGATCCAAAAGCACTTGAACAAGATCAACAAGCCTTCCGTCTTCACCATCCAg AGTCCAGATGGTGATATAATAGATTGTGTACCAAAAAGAAAGCAGCCAGCTTTGGATCATCCACTCTTAAAGCATCACAAGATTCAG AAAGCACCGACGAGAATGCCGCAGATAATGGAAAAGGAGAGAAGCGTTGATGTTGAAGAAGCAGCCAACGTATTGGAAAGTGCATGGCAGTTGTGGCACGTGAACGGCACGAGGTGCCCCAAGGGAACTGTTCCCATACGACGCAACACAATGAACGATGTGCTCAGAGCTAAGTCTTTGTTTGACTTTGGCAAAAAGCGACGTAGTATTGACCCTGATCGACGGACAGAAAAGCCTGATGCCCTTGGCACTAGTGGACACGAG CATGCGATCGCGTATACGGAAACATCGTCGGAGATATACGGAGCAAAAGCTACGATAAACGTGTGGGACCCGAAGATTGAAGAAGTGAATGAGTTTAGTCTCTCACAGATTTGGATTCTCTCGGGATCTTTCGTCGGTCCTGATCTCAATAGCATCGAAGCTGGCTGGCAG GTCAGTCCGGAGCTGTATGGTGACAACAGACCAAGGTTATTCACTTATTGGATG AGTGATTCATATCAAGCGACAGGATGTTACAATCTTCTATGTTCTGGATTTATCCAAACAAATAACAAGATTGCCATTGGAGCAGCCATTTCCCCTCTCTCCACTTTCAAGGGAAACCAATTTGATATCACCATTCTCATTTGGAAG GATCCAAAAATGGGCAATTGGTGGATGGGTTTAGGCGACAACACACTTGTCGGGTATTGGCCAGCAGAGCTATTCACCCACTTAGCCGGCCACGCAACCACCGTGGAATGGGGAGGTGAGGTTGTGAACACACGTTCTTCAGGCCGGCACACGACCACCCAAATGGGTTCTGGTCACTTTCCGGACGAAGGGTTTGGAAAAGCAAGTTACTTCCGAAATTTGGAGATTGTTGATTCAGACAACAGTCTCGTACCGGTGCATGATGTCAAGATATTAGCTGAGAACACCGAGTGTTACGACATTAAGAGTTCTTATAGTAACGAGTGGGGAACTTATTTTTACTATGGTGGTCCCGGGTTTAATCCTGGGTGTGCTTGA